One genomic window of Nicotiana sylvestris chromosome 10, ASM39365v2, whole genome shotgun sequence includes the following:
- the LOC104244885 gene encoding uncharacterized protein, translating into MASQEYLNKMQVRQNYRNLWHTDLMHTIQADTPYCCFSLWCAPCASYLLRKRALYGDMTRYTCCAGYMPCSGRCGESRCPEFCLATEVFLCFGNSVASTRFLLQDEFNIQTTQCDNCIIGFMFCLQQLACIFSIVAMIVGSEEIQEASQLLSCLSDMVYCTVCACMQTQHKVEMDKRDGKFGPQPMAVPPVQHMSRLDQPYPPTVGYPPPVYGAVYGQPPPQQAYGQPPPQQAYGQPPPQQGYPAPAYPPAGYPPPGYQK; encoded by the exons ATGGCGTCGCAGGAGTATTTGAATAAGATGCAGGTTCGCCAGAACTATCGTAATCTCTGGCACACTGATCTTATGCACACTATTCAAGCTGACACTCCTT ATTGCTGTTTTTCCCTGTGGTG TGCACCATGTGCTTCATATTTGCTTCGGAAACGGGCTCTCTATGGTGATATGACAAG GTATACATGTTGTGCGGGTTATATGCCCTGCAGTGGTCGATGTGGAGAAAGTCGTTGTCCTGAATTTTGTTTAGCAACTGAG GTTTTTCTTTGCTTTGGAAACTCAGTTGCTTCAACCCGCTTCTTGTTGCAAGATGAGTTCAACATACAAACAACGCAATGTGATAATTGCATCATT GGTTTCATGTTCTGCCTCCAACAACTTGCTTGCATATTTTCAATTGTGGCTATGATTGTTGGAAGCGAGGAGATCCAGGAAGCTTCTCAGTTGCTATCATGTTTGTCTGACATGGTCTACTGCAC GGTTTGTGCCTGTATGCAG ACACAACATAAGGTTGAAATGGACAAGAGAGATGGCAAGTTTGGTCCTCAACCAATGGCAGTGCCACCGGTGCAGCACATGTCACGGCTAGATCAGCCTTACCCACCAACTGTTGGATATCCTCCTCCAGTGTATGGGGCAGTTTACGGTCAACCACCTCCTCAGCAAGCTTAtggtcaaccacctcctcaacaAGCTTATGGTCAACCTCCTCCTCAACAAGGTTATCCAGCTCCTGCCTATCCACCTGCTGGTTATCCTCCTCCTGGCTATCAGAAGTGA